The DNA sequence TTCAATGCCACTGAATTCGTCGACGCCCTCCTGAGTTGAACCGATGATTGAATTTACCCGGGTTTCCAAGCAATACGCGCGCGAGGTCTATGCCCTGCGCGACATCACGTTGTCGGTGAAGAAGGGCGAATTGATCTTTCTGGCCGGCCCTTCCGGCGCCGGCAAATCGACGCTGCTGAAGATGATCGCGGCCATCGAGCGCCCCACCTCGGGCAAGCTCACCGTCAGCGGCACCGACATCGTCGGGCTCAAGGCGTCCGGCCTGCCGTATCTGCGGCGCAACCTGGGACTGATCTTCCAGCAGCAGAAACTCTTGCTGGACCGCAACCTGCTGGCCAACGTGATGCTGCCGCTGATCGTGACCGGCTCCTCCCGCCCGGATGCCGAAAAGCGCGCCCGCGCCGCGCTGGACAAGGTCGACCTGCTGGGCAAGGCCATGTGCGAGCCGCTGGAACTCTCCGGTGGCGAACAGCAGCGCGTGGCCATCGCGCGCGCCATCGTCAACCGGCCGCAGATCATCCTGGCCGACGAACCCACCGCCAACCTGGACCGGGCCAATGCCAACAAGGTGCTGGCGGCGCTGAAATCCTTCCACGGCGTGGGCGTGACCTGCCTGATCTCGACCCACGACGAACAATTCCTCACCGGTGCCGACCGCATCATCTACCTGGACCGGGGCCGCATCGTCGATGGCTGGCACAACGGCGTAGCCAATCCCGTGGAGGTATCGCCATGAACTGGCTGCGACAGCATTGCGCCGCGATTGCGGACGCCCTGCGCCACCTGCTGCGCTCACCGGGCAATTTCGTCTTGAACGTGCTGGTGGTGTCGATTGCGCTGGCACTGCCCTTTGCCGGCCTGTCGGCGCTGGAAAACGTGCGGCCGATCTCGGACCAGATGTCGGTAGAGCCCGAGATCAGCATCTTCATGAAGCCCGACGCCAGCCGCGAGGCGGCCCAGGCGGTGGGCAAGACCATCAGCCAGGTGTTGAAGGACAGCAAGACCAATGGCAAGGTCGAGTTCATCCCGCGCGAGAAGGCCTTCGACGCCTTGAAGAGCAAGACCGGCCTAGCCGACGTGCTCAACACGCTGGGCAGCAACCCGCTGCCGGACAGCTACGTGGTGCGCCTGCCGGGCTTTGAGAACGCCATGAACGCCGGCCGGGTGGATGACATCGCCCAGCAACTGAAGAAGGAAGCGGGCGTGGATACGGTGCAGATCGATTCCGAGTGGGTCAAGCGGCTGGCGGCATTGCTGCGCATCCTGCGGCTGGTGCTGCTGTTCCTGGGGATCACGCTGGGGGCGGTGGTGGTGGCGGTGGTGTTCAACACCATACGCCTGCAGGTGATGACGCAGCGCGATGAAATCGAGGTCTCGCGCCTGTTCGGTGCGACCAATTCCTTCATCTATCGGCCCTTCTATTACACCGGTGCGTTGCTGGGACTGTGTGCCGGGCTGGTGGCGCTGGGGCTGGTGGTGGCGGCGCAACAACCGCTGAACGAAGCCATTCTGGATTTTGCCCACTTATATGCATCGGAATTCCAGCTGGCCCTGCCCAGCCCCATGGCCATCGGCCTGCTGCTGGCAGTGAGCGGCTTGCTGGGCTTGTTCGGGGCGATGCTGTCGGTGCGCAGGCAGTTGGCGCGCAAGGCTTGAATCGACCGCTTCCGAAAACCAGACGGTGGGGTCAATAGAAATAGCGATCCCTGCACGCGCGCTCTGGCTGCCGGCTCCACGGTTTGCGGCGTAATGTCAAGCGCGTCACAGGAAGCTCGGCGGCATCAAGGATAGAACGGTAGGTGCCAGCCACGCCACCTGAGTGGCGGTAGATCGCCAGCGCTCGCCGGTCCAGCAGCACCTGCAAGGACCACCAGTGATCGCTGTTGTGCAGGTAAGTCGTGATAGCCGGGTCGATCCAGCCCCCGAACCAGGATATGTTGTCCACAAAGCGACGCAGGCTGTTGATGGTATGCCGAGGTCGGCGCGGGATATGGCCAAGGACACCGAAATGGTTGAACTCCGGCGTGCTCCACAATGCATCATGGTGACCGATACGATTACGAACGTCCCGGATTCTCTTGAGCAGATCGACCACCCGCTTCTTGAAGACCTGGCTGCCGTAGGGAATAGCGGCAATATCGGGCGCATGAGGAAAGACCGAGGCAAGGATAGCGCTCTGCAATCCCCTGGGCTGGGAGTGATGAGCAAGGCCGCCGATCAAGACCTCCCAGAATCCGAATGGCAATGCTGCCACCACATCATCCGGGCTGACCATGTAAGCCATCGGTTTCTTGGCTTTGACTTTTTCCATGGCTGACACCACGTCATCCCGGGACTTGGGCGTCAACTTGTGAATGGGCGGCAACAACGCCGGCGCAGCCGGGTTGATGGCATGAGCGGGATTGGGCCTGGGCATCATCCAGCCGAACGAGTCCACCGCTCCGAAATATTGCGACAGCGCCCGATGCAAGGCATTGCGCAGTGCTACTTCGAAATCACCAAGAATTGGCAGCATCCCGGCACCGATGGCTTGATTCCAGGCATAACACCCCAGCGCATCGCGCTGCGACGTCGTCATGAAGAAGCGCTGCAGGGTCGATAGTCGGGGCGCCGTGATGTGTTTCAGCATGGGCATACCTATTGAACGCGGGAGAGACCGGGTGCTATACTCGATTGAATAGAGACAGGGGTTTTCCAAACCATTGGTCGTGCCCCTGTAAATTGAGGACAAAGCCCGCACCAGCGGGCTTTGGACTTTCTGGCGGGAAATTCTAGCGATCATGCGGCCTCACAACAATAAATCGCTCGGTTCCCCGTCTTCTTAATACGCAGTCCTCGTTCGATATCGAGCCCGCGTGTCGAGATAGCGCGTCGTTCTACCCTTGTTTTGCTTCGGCACGCCCCCTCTCCAACCGCCATTGGCGCGCTGCAAAAATTGTTACAAGTTTCTCGCCCCGTTTTGACCCCAATCGCAACTTTTGTCGTCCAAAGGCGACTAATATGAAGGGGAAACAATGCAATGACTAGCTGGACAGCAATAGAGGGTATCTATCAGAGCTTCACTATCATGCTATTAGCACTCTTGGGTGTCGAGTGCTAGAATACCTTATCGAATTGCTCCAGTTTTAGTCGAGCACTGCACCAAACAGCATCTGGCCACGTTGGCCAAGCCGGGGAAGTTGGCCACATTGCCCCCGGCACCCGAACCTACCGCTTCATACTGTTTCCGTGAGGAACCAAGGAGAATCCATGAAAACTGCGTCTGCACACACTGCACTCATGCCTGCCGAGTCCAATGCACTCGCGCTGGGTTTTTCCGGCAGCCTGGGAAATATCGACGCGTATATCTCGGCAGTGAACCGCCTGCCCATGCTGACCCAGGAAGAAGAGGTCAAGCTGGCGCGCGACCTGCGCGAAAAGAATGACCTGGGCGCCGCCCAGAAGATGGTGTTGTCGCACCTGCGCCTGGTGGTGTCGATCGCCCGTGGCTACCTGGGCTATGGCCTGCCGCACGCCGACCTGATCCAGGAAGGCAATATCGGCCTGATGAAGGCGGTCAAACGCTTCGACCCGGCCCAGAACGTGCGCCTGGTGTCCTATGCCATGCACTGGATCAAGGCCGAGATCCACGAGTACATCCTGAAGAACTGGCGCCTGGTCAAGGTGGCTACCACCAAGGCCCAGCGCAAGCTGTTCTTCAACCTGCGCAGCCACAAGGAAGGCCTGGACGCGATGACGCCGGCCCAGGTCGAGGCCCTGGCCAAGACCCTGGACGTCAAGCGCGAAGAAGTGATCGAGATGGAAACCCGTCTGTCCGGTCGCGACATCGCCCTGGAATCGCCCACCGATGACGATGATGACAAGTTCGCGCCGATCGCTTATCTGTCCTCTGACAACTCGGAGCCGACCCGCGTGATCGAGGCCAAGCAGTACGACCGCCTGCAATCCGAAGGCCTGGAAGCCGCCCTGTCCAAGCTGGACGACCGCTCGCGCCGTATCGTCGAAGCCCGCTGGCTGGCCAATGACGATGGCTCGGGTGCGACCCTGCATGAGCTGGCCGACGAATTCGGCGTCTCGGCCGAACGTATCCGCCAGATCGAGGCAGTGGCGCTGAAGAAGATGAAGACTGCGTTGCAGGCTTATTCCTGATCGGTTCTTCAGACCGCTTCAGCAGCACCAACAAGAAAGGCGCCCGCGGGCGCCTTTCTTTTCATCCAAACGATTTATATCGTTTATCTCTTTTCCTACGCCATCAAGACAGCAACAGCTTGATGTCATGCGCCAGCGTCTGCGGCCCCTGGCCATGCTTGACGAAGAGACGAATATGCCCTTGCGGATCGAACACATAGCTGCCCGCAGTGTGGTCCATGGCATAGCTGCCCGGCTGCTTGCCCGGCACCTTCTGGTAGAACACCTTGAATTCCTTGGCCACTTTCTCGGTCTGCTGCAGATCGCCGCGCAGGCCCAGGAAGCGCTTGTCGAAGGCCGGCACGTATTGCGCCAGCACCTGCTGGGTATCGCGTTCGGGATCCACAGTGACGAACAGGACCTGCACCCGATCGGCATCCGGGCCCAGTTCCTTCATGACGTTGGACATCTCCACCATGGTGGTGGGGCACACGTCCGGGCATTGCGTATAGCCGAAGAACATCACCACCACCTTGCCCTTGAAATCGGCCAGGGTGCGCGGCTGTCCGTTGTGGTCGGTCAGGGCGAAGTCCTTGGCATAATCCAGGCCGGTGACGTCGGTGTTGTTGAACTTCAGTTCAGGCTTGGACTGGCCGCAGGCCGCCAGCAGCGTTGCGCAAGCGGCCAGCAACAGCGCCGAGAGAAATCTTTTCATGAGTTCAGAAACTGCGGAACAGGAAATAGTGGTCCACCAGCAGCACCGCGAACAGGATCGACAGGTAGATGATGGAATAGGCAAAGGCCTTGCGCGCGATCAGGTCGGTGTAGTGACGATAGATCTGCCACGAATACCAGAAGAAGATCGCGCCCAGCAAGACGGCCGCGCCCAGGTAGATCAGGCCGCTCATGCCGATGGCAAAGGGCAACATGCTCACCGCCAAGAGCGCAATGGTGTACATCAGGATGTGCAGCTTGGTCACCTCCATGCCATGCGTGATGGGCAGCATGGGCAGGCCCGACTTGGCGTAGTCGTCGCGGCGGTACATGGCCAGCGCCCAGAAGTGCGGCGGGGTCCAGATGAAGATGATCATCACCAGCACCCAGGCCTGCATCGGCACGTCATTGGCCATCGCAGCCCAGCCCAGCGCGGGCGGCATGGCGCCGGCCAGGCCACCGATGACGATGTTCTGCGAGGTGGCCGGTTTCAGGATGATGGTGTAGATGATGGCGTAGCCGACGAAGGTGGCGAAGGTCAGCCACATCGTCAGCGGATTGACCAGGTTGTACAGCACCCACATGCCCAGGCCGCCCAGCACACCCGAGAACACCAGGGTCTGGCCCACCGTGATTTCGCCGCGCGCCATCGGACGGCGCGCGGTGCGGGCCATGCGCGAATCGATTTCGCGCTCGACCAGGCAATTGATGGCGAAGGCGGCACCGGCCAGGAGCCAGATGCCCAGCGTGCCGAAGATGACCTTGTGCCAGTCGGGCAGCTCAGGCGTGGAGAGGAACATGCCGATCACGGCACAGAACACCGCCAGCTGCGTCACACGCGGCTTGGTCAGTGCCCAGTACTGGGCGATGCGGTTGGGTTGGGCGGTCAATGTGGTCATGGCGTGACGGGCCGGGCGTGCACTGGTGGAGCAGCGGTGGCCAGGCTGGAGGGTGCGTAACGGACCTTGTAGTTTAACATGACCATCAGGATCACCAGCAGCGCCGCACCGCCGTTATGCAGCACGGCGATGGCCAACGGCCAGTTCAGATAGATGGTCGCCAGCCCAGTACAGAGCTGCAAACCCAGCACCGTCAACAGCCAGCGGGCAGTCTTGCGCAAGCCTTCATCATGCAAGGCGCGCTGTGCCAGCCATACAACATACAAGATGACGACAAAGGCAAAACTGCGATGCACCCAGTGGATCGCGGTCAGCGCTTCGACCGGCAGGTAGTCGCCGGAGGCGGTCATGCCGAGATGACGCCAAAGCGTGAAGCCGTGTTGGAAATCCATGTCCGGCACCAGCTTGCCATTGCACAGCGGGAAGTCGGAACAGGCCAGCGCCGCGTAATTGGTGCTGACCCAGCCGCCCAGCGCGATCTGCAAGGCCAGCAGCGCCGCACCGCAGGTGGCCGGCACGATCAGGGCGCGGCCCGCCGCCGAGACCGGCACATGCGTCTCCTGCCGCGCCGCCAGCCACACCAGCATGGCCAGCAGCGTCAAGGCCAGCAGCAGGTGGGTGGTGACGATGATGGGTTGCAGCTTCATGGTCACGGTCCAGGCACCGAAGGCGCCCTGCAGGCAGACAAAGCCCAGCAGCGCCGTCGGGAACCAGGGGCGGAACTGCAGTTCGGTCTTGCCCGACTTGAGCCAGCGCCGCCACGCCACCACCATCAGCACGATGATGAGGAAACCCACGGCCATGGCGAAATAGCGGTGGATCATCTCGATCCACGCCTTGGCCCAGGTCACGGGGCCAAAGGGCATGGCCTCTTCGGCGGCATTGATGTGCTCATGCGCCAGGAGCGGATTGGCATGACTGTAGCAACCCGGCCAGTCAGGACAACCCAGGCCCGAGTCGGTCAGGCGCGTGAAGGCGCCGAACATGATCAGGTCGAAGGTAAAGAACAGCGTCACCCACACCAGCTTGCGGTATTTGTTGGCCACGCCCTGGGCTCGCCACACCAGCGCCAGCGGAATGAGGGCCACCACGAGCCCGGTCAGGCCCAGTTGTATCAGCGTCGTTGCATTCATCTTGAGTCAAGCTTGCGTCACGGTGCGCCTGCGCCATGGGTATCAACCGATGGACGAGGCGCGCAGCAACTTGGAAATGTCCTTCTTCATCTTGCCGGGATCGGGATCCTTGGGGAAGCGCATCATCAGGTTACCCAGCGGGTCGATCAGATAGATGTGGTCCTGGACCGAAGTCCCGGCATCGACCGGCAACCAGGACTGCAATTTGCCGGCGTCAACCCGAAGGATATCGGTTCCGTCGTATTCGCGCAGCAAGAGGGTGGCAATGGGCTCCCGGTCGGTCACCAGCCAGACCCGTTCGATGCGCTCCATTTCCTTGCCCTGCATCAGCCGCAACTGGCGCATGGTCAGCAGTTTGTTCTGGCAAGTCTCGCCACAGTCACCGCCGTCGACCTGCAGCATCACCCACTTGCCGCGGTAATCCTGCAGCTTGGCGGGCGCGCCATC is a window from the Herbaspirillum rubrisubalbicans genome containing:
- a CDS encoding cell division ATP-binding protein FtsE — encoded protein: MIEFTRVSKQYAREVYALRDITLSVKKGELIFLAGPSGAGKSTLLKMIAAIERPTSGKLTVSGTDIVGLKASGLPYLRRNLGLIFQQQKLLLDRNLLANVMLPLIVTGSSRPDAEKRARAALDKVDLLGKAMCEPLELSGGEQQRVAIARAIVNRPQIILADEPTANLDRANANKVLAALKSFHGVGVTCLISTHDEQFLTGADRIIYLDRGRIVDGWHNGVANPVEVSP
- the ftsX gene encoding permease-like cell division protein FtsX; protein product: MNWLRQHCAAIADALRHLLRSPGNFVLNVLVVSIALALPFAGLSALENVRPISDQMSVEPEISIFMKPDASREAAQAVGKTISQVLKDSKTNGKVEFIPREKAFDALKSKTGLADVLNTLGSNPLPDSYVVRLPGFENAMNAGRVDDIAQQLKKEAGVDTVQIDSEWVKRLAALLRILRLVLLFLGITLGAVVVAVVFNTIRLQVMTQRDEIEVSRLFGATNSFIYRPFYYTGALLGLCAGLVALGLVVAAQQPLNEAILDFAHLYASEFQLALPSPMAIGLLLAVSGLLGLFGAMLSVRRQLARKA
- a CDS encoding Abi family protein, producing the protein MLKHITAPRLSTLQRFFMTTSQRDALGCYAWNQAIGAGMLPILGDFEVALRNALHRALSQYFGAVDSFGWMMPRPNPAHAINPAAPALLPPIHKLTPKSRDDVVSAMEKVKAKKPMAYMVSPDDVVAALPFGFWEVLIGGLAHHSQPRGLQSAILASVFPHAPDIAAIPYGSQVFKKRVVDLLKRIRDVRNRIGHHDALWSTPEFNHFGVLGHIPRRPRHTINSLRRFVDNISWFGGWIDPAITTYLHNSDHWWSLQVLLDRRALAIYRHSGGVAGTYRSILDAAELPVTRLTLRRKPWSRQPERACRDRYFY
- the rpoH gene encoding RNA polymerase sigma factor RpoH codes for the protein MKTASAHTALMPAESNALALGFSGSLGNIDAYISAVNRLPMLTQEEEVKLARDLREKNDLGAAQKMVLSHLRLVVSIARGYLGYGLPHADLIQEGNIGLMKAVKRFDPAQNVRLVSYAMHWIKAEIHEYILKNWRLVKVATTKAQRKLFFNLRSHKEGLDAMTPAQVEALAKTLDVKREEVIEMETRLSGRDIALESPTDDDDDKFAPIAYLSSDNSEPTRVIEAKQYDRLQSEGLEAALSKLDDRSRRIVEARWLANDDGSGATLHELADEFGVSAERIRQIEAVALKKMKTALQAYS
- a CDS encoding SCO family protein; this encodes MKRFLSALLLAACATLLAACGQSKPELKFNNTDVTGLDYAKDFALTDHNGQPRTLADFKGKVVVMFFGYTQCPDVCPTTMVEMSNVMKELGPDADRVQVLFVTVDPERDTQQVLAQYVPAFDKRFLGLRGDLQQTEKVAKEFKVFYQKVPGKQPGSYAMDHTAGSYVFDPQGHIRLFVKHGQGPQTLAHDIKLLLS
- the cyoE gene encoding heme o synthase, giving the protein MTTLTAQPNRIAQYWALTKPRVTQLAVFCAVIGMFLSTPELPDWHKVIFGTLGIWLLAGAAFAINCLVEREIDSRMARTARRPMARGEITVGQTLVFSGVLGGLGMWVLYNLVNPLTMWLTFATFVGYAIIYTIILKPATSQNIVIGGLAGAMPPALGWAAMANDVPMQAWVLVMIIFIWTPPHFWALAMYRRDDYAKSGLPMLPITHGMEVTKLHILMYTIALLAVSMLPFAIGMSGLIYLGAAVLLGAIFFWYSWQIYRHYTDLIARKAFAYSIIYLSILFAVLLVDHYFLFRSF
- a CDS encoding COX15/CtaA family protein, with the translated sequence MNATTLIQLGLTGLVVALIPLALVWRAQGVANKYRKLVWVTLFFTFDLIMFGAFTRLTDSGLGCPDWPGCYSHANPLLAHEHINAAEEAMPFGPVTWAKAWIEMIHRYFAMAVGFLIIVLMVVAWRRWLKSGKTELQFRPWFPTALLGFVCLQGAFGAWTVTMKLQPIIVTTHLLLALTLLAMLVWLAARQETHVPVSAAGRALIVPATCGAALLALQIALGGWVSTNYAALACSDFPLCNGKLVPDMDFQHGFTLWRHLGMTASGDYLPVEALTAIHWVHRSFAFVVILYVVWLAQRALHDEGLRKTARWLLTVLGLQLCTGLATIYLNWPLAIAVLHNGGAALLVILMVMLNYKVRYAPSSLATAAPPVHARPVTP
- a CDS encoding SCO family protein, with amino-acid sequence MTKPEVPPQTSAADAARRRRLGRWKMLAVVAVCAAPLIASYLTYYVIKPQSRNNYGALIDPRQYPIPDLGSTAIDGAPAKLQDYRGKWVMLQVDGGDCGETCQNKLLTMRQLRLMQGKEMERIERVWLVTDREPIATLLLREYDGTDILRVDAGKLQSWLPVDAGTSVQDHIYLIDPLGNLMMRFPKDPDPGKMKKDISKLLRASSIG